In Candidatus Eisenbacteria bacterium, the DNA window ACGTCGAATCTTGCCATTTGAATACTGTTGCATTTGATCCTCCAAGCTTGAATGGATATAAAATCCAGCATTTTGCTGGGATAGCTATTTTATAATCCATTGGCTTAGAGGGTGGAAGGCTCCGTGAAATGACCGCTTACAATGCAGATAGATTCGGAAATGTGCTGGGACTGAGTCAAGAAGGTACCGTATTTGAAAACCTTGCATTCACTCAAGGACACATGGACAGAGGTGGAATAGGAATCTTATTATCGCGTGAAATCTGGTTTAGAGACTGTGAATTCTTTGGCAATACAGCCAACATTGAGGGCGGTTGTTTTGCCATCCAAAATAACGCAATCGCTCATTTCGAGAATTGCAGTTTCGAAGATAACCTAGCTTGGGGAACTGGGGGAGGGGCCATTCAGGTCGATGAAGGTGGATCAATAGAATTGGAACATTGTGTATTCAGAGGTAATCATGTGGTTTGGGCTTGCCCCGAAATAATGGACACACAGTTTAGACATCTCTGGCTGCCTCGAAGGCAGTCGGGCTGACGTACCCGAGGTACGAGTGAAGACGTTTCCGATTGTAGAATTCCTCGATGTAACGGAACACGTCGGCCATGCCCTCTGTGATCGTATTGTACCCGTTTTCCGGCATCCACTCCGTCTTGTACGACGAAAAGAAACTTTCAGCCACGGCATTGTCCCAGCAGTCGCCCTTTCGGCTCATGCTCGCCGTGATGCCGAGCCGCTTGAGTTCGTCGGTGAACGCCGTCGCCGCATACGTGCTTCCTTGATCCGAGTGAAAGACCAGGTCGACCCCAGGACACCGATTCTTGACTGCCATATCGAGCGACCGACGGACCAGCTCCGTGTCGTTCTCCGTGCCCATTCCCCATCCGACGATCTTCCGCGAGTAAAGATCCAGCGTCGTGGCAAGGTAGAGCCAACGCTCCCGGGTGGGAATGAAGGTCACATCCGCGACCCACACCCGGTTCGGCTCCGAAACCGTGAACTCGCGAGCGACCAGATTCTCGGCGCAAGGGAGCGAATGGTTCGAGTCGGTGGTCTTGCGGAATCGCTTCTTCCGCCGCGCTCCCAAGCCGTTCTTGCGCATCAGACGTGCCACCCGATGGCGACCGCAGATCTTCCCGCGGGTCCGCAGCTCTCTCGTCATTCGCGGACTGCCGTAGGCCTGCCGCGTCGTTTTCTGCACCGCCCGGATCTGCTCAAGCAACAGCCGATTCTTCAGCTCCCGGTCGCTGGCCGGCCGGGTCCGATACGAGTAGTAACCGGCTCGCGAGACTTCCAGGGTCCGGCACATCAAGCCGAGCGGATACTCGTTGGCATGCTGCTCGATCACACGGAACCTCGCGAGCGTTCCTTCGCGAAGTACGCCGCCGTTTTTTTTACAAATTCCAGTTCCATGCGGAGTTGCCGGTTCTCTCGCTCCAGGCGACGCAGTTCCTCGTCCGCAACCTTGAGACGACCCTTCCCTGGAAACGCCTCCTCTCGGTCGGCCAGAACCTGCTGCTTCCAGCGGCCCAACAGACCGGCACCAATCCCGAGTTCTCGGGCCACCTCCGACATCAATCGATTCTGCTCGACAACCTGGCGCTGCGCCATCAACTCATTGTCCTACAACGCAAAGCCAGGAAACCACGGCTGAAAGACCGGGACCGGCTCCTCTGGAGCCTTCTGGCCCGCTTCTGGACGGACTGGAGGAGGCACCTCATCCTCGTCCAGCCGGAGACGGTTATCCGTTGGCATCGCCAGGGATTCCGTCGGTACTGGAGATGGAAGAGCCGGGGGCCGGGACGGCCGAAGGTGCCGCAAGAGATCCGCGATCTCATCCGTCAGATGTCCCAAGCGAATCTTCTGTGGGGCGCGCCGAGGATTCATGGGGAGTTGTTGAAACTCGGCATCGAGATAAGTCAGGCCGTGGTGTCCAAGTACATGGTGCGTCGTCGGAAACCGCCATCGCAGACCTGGCGCACGTTCCTCTCCAATCACGCCAAGGACATTGTGTCGATCGACTTCTTTACCGTTCCAACAGTGACATTCCGGGTTCTTTATGTGTTCATCGTCTTGAGCAATGATCGCCGGGAGGTTGTTCATTTCAATGTTACCGGCTCGCCGACCGCCGCCTGGACCGGACAGCAGATGATCGAGGCGTTTCCTTGGGACACAGCGCCGAGGTTCCTGATTCGGGATCGGGACAAAATCTACGGCGCAGACTTTATTCGGCGACTCGGATCGATGGGGATCGAGCAGGTTTTCATCGCCCCGAGATCTCCGTGGCAGAGCCCATATGTGGAGCGCGTGATCGGTTCTATCAGAAGAGAATGTCTGGATCATGTGATCATCTTCAACGAACGGCATCTGCGCCGGGTGCTCAGGTTGTACTTTGATTATTATCATAGATGTCGCACGCATCTGGGCTTGGAGAAGGATTGCCCCGTAGCGAGACCGGTGGAACCTCCGGAGCGGGGGTTAGTTGCCTCTGAGCCGATGGTCGGCGGTCTGCATCACCGCTATTTTCGGCAAGCCGCTTAGTTTAGGGATCGGCTGCATGGGCATCGTGTACATGGGATTACTGGCCATAATCCTGACTAAGATTGCTGACGTCATTCCATTCTGTCCCTCCGCCATCCGATCTGATATCATAGAGCCGGTTCCATGGCGAGGCCGGGCTGGGTAAGAGTCGTGGATCTTGGGT includes these proteins:
- a CDS encoding IS3 family transposase, which codes for MCRTLEVSRAGYYSYRTRPASDRELKNRLLLEQIRAVQKTTRQAYGSPRMTRELRTRGKICGRHRVARLMRKNGLGARRKKRFRKTTDSNHSLPCAENLVAREFTVSEPNRVWVADVTFIPTRERWLYLATTLDLYSRKIVGWGMGTENDTELVRRSLDMAVKNRCPGVDLVFHSDQGSTYAATAFTDELKRLGITASMSRKGDCWDNAVAESFFSSYKTEWMPENGYNTITEGMADVFRYIEEFYNRKRLHSYLGYVSPTAFEAARDV
- a CDS encoding integrase core domain-containing protein — encoded protein: MLPAAQQTGTNPEFSGHLRHQSILLDNLALRHQLIVLQRKARKPRLKDRDRLLWSLLARFWTDWRRHLILVQPETVIRWHRQGFRRYWRWKSRGPGRPKVPQEIRDLIRQMSQANLLWGAPRIHGELLKLGIEISQAVVSKYMVRRRKPPSQTWRTFLSNHAKDIVSIDFFTVPTVTFRVLYVFIVLSNDRREVVHFNVTGSPTAAWTGQQMIEAFPWDTAPRFLIRDRDKIYGADFIRRLGSMGIEQVFIAPRSPWQSPYVERVIGSIRRECLDHVIIFNERHLRRVLRLYFDYYHRCRTHLGLEKDCPVARPVEPPERGLVASEPMVGGLHHRYFRQAA
- a CDS encoding transposase, encoding MARELGIGAGLLGRWKQQVLADREEAFPGKGRLKVADEELRRLERENRQLRMELEFVKKTAAYFAKERSRGSV